From a region of the Thermomicrobium roseum DSM 5159 genome:
- a CDS encoding class I SAM-dependent methyltransferase produces the protein MRRRWLVVGIFALGIGLGWVLARRRPFSARLAWFLTLPGPRAIARPEELVALLDLQPAMYLLDAGAGPGRLTIPLAEVVGPTGSVTAVDVQPRMLEYIRQRAAERGLTNVRLLLAELGRGTLAALGPETYDRALLVHVLGETDDPAATLRELAAVLRPGGRLAVIEHIGDPHYVRYARVRELGEAAGLRLLQERRFLFGHTTVWEKPHDGATKGAA, from the coding sequence GTGCGACGTCGGTGGTTGGTCGTCGGCATCTTTGCGCTCGGGATCGGTCTCGGTTGGGTCCTCGCCCGGCGGCGACCCTTCTCGGCGCGGCTCGCCTGGTTCCTGACGCTGCCCGGACCGCGTGCGATCGCCCGGCCCGAAGAGCTGGTGGCGCTCCTCGACCTGCAACCAGCAATGTACCTCCTCGATGCGGGTGCCGGTCCCGGTCGCTTGACCATCCCGCTCGCGGAAGTCGTCGGGCCGACAGGCTCGGTCACAGCGGTCGATGTCCAGCCGCGGATGCTGGAGTACATCCGGCAGCGGGCAGCCGAGCGCGGGCTGACGAACGTCCGACTACTCCTGGCGGAACTCGGTCGAGGGACACTGGCAGCCCTCGGGCCAGAGACGTACGATCGCGCGTTGCTCGTGCACGTGCTCGGCGAAACCGACGATCCCGCTGCGACACTCCGCGAGCTCGCGGCTGTGCTCCGGCCCGGCGGGCGGCTGGCGGTCATCGAGCACATCGGTGATCCGCATTACGTGCGGTACGCGCGCGTGCGCGAGCTGGGCGAAGCAGCCGGGTTGCGTCTCCTCCAGGAGCGGCGATTTCTTTTCGGTCATACGACGGTCTGGGAGAAACCACACGACGGTGCGACGAAGGGAGCGGCGTGA